A window of Dorea formicigenerans contains these coding sequences:
- a CDS encoding COG1361 S-layer family protein — protein sequence MSRSRRMMAVVVAALLIAAMILPGLAVKAEAAEEPAEKPKVEISLVGDHQPFEAGETKTLTLQITNNSGQKLENVKVAPDMSKKKAGDWPFEKDWKQYSKKIDGVVANGESKSVSFDFTRREGAKKNSYTIPFSVYVQGIDGAIVTDSIFVYAKNETVTPDPTPGDNSQNQGDAGNGGGSGSGSADGGAMTASVGNDEPAVYSGGGSGSSGSSSDGSVPRVIVTGFDTNPAEVHAGSDFTLTIHLKNTSKKTKVQNMLFELQAPTEGSDEQTSAPAFLPTSGSNSIYLDGIKADGTADISITLNAKADLLQKPYSINLSMKYEDSQATQIESSSSISIPVKQDARFEFSEFEISPQTIEVGGETNVMCSLYNLGRIKLYNAKARFEGNGIKKQEIFIGNVEAGATGSIDAMLQGEKVTNGNSKITMTLSYEDESGNISETTKDFELEVTEAVDDSDMYMNTDGDAEAGSGGFPVVPVVVVIVIIAGAVAAVVIVKKKKKKQMLNEEEELLDELDRSSEDEREQP from the coding sequence ATGAGTAGATCAAGGAGAATGATGGCGGTGGTCGTAGCGGCACTTTTGATTGCTGCGATGATATTACCGGGGCTGGCGGTGAAAGCAGAGGCGGCAGAAGAGCCGGCAGAAAAGCCGAAAGTTGAAATATCTTTAGTTGGGGATCATCAGCCGTTTGAAGCCGGGGAGACAAAAACACTTACATTACAAATAACTAATAATAGTGGGCAGAAATTGGAAAATGTAAAAGTGGCGCCGGATATGAGCAAGAAAAAAGCAGGTGACTGGCCATTTGAAAAAGACTGGAAACAGTACTCTAAGAAAATAGACGGTGTTGTTGCAAATGGTGAGTCTAAAAGTGTTTCCTTTGATTTTACAAGACGAGAGGGAGCAAAGAAAAATAGTTATACGATTCCATTTTCCGTGTATGTGCAAGGCATCGATGGTGCAATTGTAACAGATTCAATATTTGTTTACGCAAAAAATGAAACTGTAACGCCAGATCCGACACCGGGAGATAATTCTCAAAACCAAGGTGATGCAGGAAATGGCGGCGGTTCGGGAAGTGGTTCTGCTGATGGAGGTGCTATGACAGCTTCTGTTGGCAATGACGAGCCGGCAGTCTACAGTGGTGGCGGCAGTGGAAGCAGTGGAAGCAGTTCAGATGGATCTGTACCGAGAGTTATCGTAACAGGATTTGATACCAATCCGGCAGAGGTACATGCAGGAAGTGATTTTACACTGACGATTCATTTGAAAAATACATCGAAGAAAACAAAAGTCCAGAATATGTTGTTTGAGCTGCAAGCTCCGACGGAAGGTAGTGATGAGCAGACAAGTGCGCCGGCATTTCTGCCAACTTCCGGTTCGAATTCTATTTATCTTGATGGAATTAAAGCTGACGGTACCGCAGATATTTCTATTACATTGAATGCGAAAGCAGATCTGCTGCAGAAGCCGTACAGCATCAATTTGAGCATGAAGTACGAAGATTCACAGGCAACTCAGATTGAGTCTTCCTCATCGATCTCTATTCCGGTAAAACAGGATGCAAGGTTCGAATTCAGCGAATTTGAAATCAGCCCTCAGACCATCGAGGTCGGTGGTGAGACAAATGTTATGTGCAGTCTTTATAATCTGGGAAGAATTAAACTGTATAATGCAAAAGCCAGATTTGAAGGCAATGGAATCAAAAAACAGGAGATTTTCATCGGAAATGTGGAAGCAGGTGCAACCGGTTCTATTGATGCCATGTTGCAAGGTGAAAAAGTGACGAATGGAAATTCTAAGATCACGATGACTCTTTCTTATGAAGATGAATCGGGAAATATATCTGAAACTACGAAGGATTTTGAACTGGAAGTCACTGAAGCAGTAGATGACTCTGATATGTATATGAATACAGACGGTGATGCAGAGGCAGGCAGTGGCGGATTTCCGGTTGTTCCGGTCGTAGTAGTGATCGTGATCATAGCCGGTGCAGTGGCAGCAGTAGTAATTGTAAAGAAAAAGAAGAAAAAGCAGATGTTAAATGAAGAGGAGGAGCTGCTGGATGAGTTGGATAGATCTTCTGAGGATGAGCGCGAGCAACCTTAA
- a CDS encoding ABC transporter permease: MSWIDLLRMSASNLKRRKLRTFLTVLGVVIGTASIVVMVSLGLGLQKSVYDEMEQSGGLTTINVTGSGSVGDGMMHSSNSENSDEASKYIDDNCVKKFGELEHVKAAAPIYETSAICLKGKYEGYISLYASTPEGLRMRDIKLADGGTLPKSGTGKLELVYGNNVLTNFSERGNNSSGYWETGELPDIDLMKDSMFMILDQDAYYNSQSSGGFQVDAGTDGKGTSNVPQSAKKHIVTASGVVAGGVDDYNVNSYYVFCDLDTLKQIMKKEFNGRVIPGQPSTKSGKAYKEFYYSSAQVKVDDMSNVNDVAKQIREMGYNVETNVEYMDSMKKQMAVIQAVLGGIGAISLIVAAIGIANTMMMSIYERTKEIGVIKVLGCSLKNIKQMFLIEAAFIGLLGGIVGNMVSFAMSGAINMVTAQSSALGVEGNISYIPVWLVLISLGFAMLVGMVAGYFPALRAMRLSPLAAIRSE; the protein is encoded by the coding sequence ATGAGTTGGATAGATCTTCTGAGGATGAGCGCGAGCAACCTTAAGAGACGAAAGCTTCGTACATTTCTTACGGTGCTCGGAGTCGTCATCGGAACAGCATCTATCGTAGTTATGGTGTCTCTTGGACTTGGGCTTCAGAAATCAGTATATGATGAGATGGAGCAGTCAGGGGGGCTTACGACTATAAACGTAACGGGCAGCGGATCTGTCGGAGATGGGATGATGCATTCATCGAACTCTGAGAATTCCGATGAGGCAAGCAAATATATTGATGACAATTGTGTGAAAAAATTCGGTGAGCTGGAACATGTAAAAGCAGCAGCACCAATCTATGAAACATCCGCAATTTGTCTGAAAGGGAAATATGAAGGATATATTTCCCTGTACGCAAGTACACCGGAAGGCTTGAGAATGAGAGATATCAAGCTGGCAGATGGAGGAACTCTTCCAAAATCCGGGACTGGAAAGCTGGAGCTGGTTTATGGTAACAATGTTCTGACCAATTTCAGTGAGAGAGGAAATAATTCATCAGGATATTGGGAGACAGGAGAACTTCCGGACATTGATCTGATGAAGGATTCTATGTTTATGATCCTGGATCAGGATGCTTATTACAACAGTCAGAGCTCCGGGGGATTTCAGGTTGATGCAGGAACTGACGGAAAGGGAACATCTAATGTTCCACAGTCAGCCAAGAAACATATCGTAACTGCCAGTGGCGTTGTGGCAGGAGGCGTTGACGATTATAATGTGAATTCCTATTATGTATTCTGTGATCTGGATACATTAAAACAGATTATGAAAAAGGAATTTAATGGAAGAGTGATTCCGGGTCAGCCATCTACAAAGTCTGGAAAAGCCTACAAAGAATTCTATTATTCTTCAGCGCAGGTCAAAGTAGATGATATGAGCAATGTCAATGATGTGGCAAAACAGATTCGCGAGATGGGGTATAATGTAGAGACGAATGTTGAATATATGGACAGCATGAAAAAGCAGATGGCAGTGATCCAGGCAGTGCTTGGTGGAATCGGAGCGATTTCCCTGATTGTTGCAGCAATCGGAATTGCAAATACGATGATGATGTCCATATATGAGAGAACAAAAGAGATCGGAGTCATCAAAGTACTTGGCTGCAGCCTGAAAAACATTAAGCAAATGTTTCTGATTGAAGCAGCATTTATCGGACTCCTCGGTGGAATAGTCGGAAATATGGTGAGCTTTGCAATGTCTGGTGCAATCAATATGGTAACAGCACAAAGCTCGGCACTGGGAGTAGAAGGAAATATTTCTTATATTCCGGTATGGCTGGTGCTTATTTCTCTTGGATTTGCGATGCTGGTCGGAATGGTGGCGGGATATTTCCCGGCGCTTCGGGCAATGAGACTGAGTCCGCTTGCGGCAATCCGCAGTGAATAA
- the yfcE gene encoding phosphodiesterase, which translates to MKLMIASDIHGSAYYCEKMIEAYKREKADKLLLLGDLLYHGPRNDLPKDYNPKAVIAMLNAMKEDLLCVRGNCDTEVDQMVLEFPILADYCFIELDGHTIFATHGHHHNPANPPMLKKGDILLNGHTHIPANQDMADFIYMNPGSVSIPKENSAHGYMIYDQEFIWKDLDGNVIDMM; encoded by the coding sequence ATGAAATTAATGATTGCATCTGATATACATGGTTCTGCATATTATTGTGAGAAAATGATTGAAGCATACAAAAGGGAAAAAGCTGACAAACTATTATTATTAGGTGACCTTCTTTATCATGGGCCAAGAAATGATCTGCCAAAAGACTACAACCCAAAGGCTGTCATTGCTATGTTAAATGCTATGAAAGAGGATCTGTTATGTGTCCGCGGCAACTGCGACACCGAAGTAGACCAGATGGTACTGGAATTCCCAATTCTTGCCGATTACTGTTTTATTGAGCTGGACGGTCATACTATTTTTGCAACTCACGGTCATCACCATAATCCTGCAAATCCGCCAATGTTAAAGAAAGGAGATATTCTCCTGAATGGACACACACACATTCCTGCAAATCAGGATATGGCTGATTTCATTTACATGAATCCAGGTTCTGTGTCTATTCCAAAAGAGAATTCCGCACACGGATATATGATCTATGACCAGGAATTCATCTGGAAAGATCTAGACGGAAATGTGATCGATATGATGTAA
- a CDS encoding GNAT family N-acetyltransferase: MEDEIIEIYEYNDQTLELSLVTEEEIPEALEVVRDTFERTKNKKCKVFRLESDEKMRSYMTDKGFAVKAMRYGEMVAVFVVQTEGVDKILAETGLELSEEERKSAALIYSWYPMTYIRNGEGVPVRLINKMMRAAEKVMWDRGIHYAAGIIDYGVTRAMGTFGRSRYEERGDFQKENGEMQTLFWKDLKKVESHLMNGDDDCPWFRIEQAQEQEGPEIYNFMQRIYEGIPDKSWFSMDKEEKILRYVATAGFAVKAEAPVGGHEYELAGIFIARTSELGEENLGKYLNLNEEELTRVAHMEIAMVDEEFRGRGLQKELMKTAEEHLKFLGYHWLMGTAHPENVYSVNNFRKLGYEIVAKDLKYGGLPRYVFCKKI; the protein is encoded by the coding sequence ATGGAAGATGAAATTATTGAAATATATGAATATAATGATCAGACACTCGAGCTATCACTTGTGACAGAAGAGGAAATCCCGGAGGCACTTGAAGTTGTCAGAGATACATTTGAAAGGACAAAGAATAAAAAGTGCAAGGTCTTTCGCCTGGAATCTGATGAAAAAATGCGTTCTTATATGACAGACAAAGGCTTTGCAGTAAAAGCGATGCGTTATGGCGAGATGGTGGCAGTGTTTGTTGTCCAGACGGAAGGCGTGGACAAAATTCTTGCGGAAACCGGACTTGAACTTAGCGAGGAAGAAAGGAAAAGTGCTGCATTGATCTATTCCTGGTATCCTATGACTTATATAAGAAATGGGGAGGGGGTACCGGTACGATTGATTAATAAGATGATGCGTGCAGCAGAAAAAGTGATGTGGGACAGAGGTATCCATTATGCGGCAGGAATTATAGATTATGGAGTTACACGGGCAATGGGAACATTTGGGCGCAGCAGATATGAGGAAAGAGGAGATTTTCAGAAAGAAAACGGAGAAATGCAGACGCTCTTCTGGAAGGATCTGAAGAAAGTAGAGAGTCATTTGATGAATGGCGATGATGATTGTCCTTGGTTCCGTATTGAACAGGCCCAGGAGCAGGAAGGACCGGAAATTTATAATTTTATGCAGAGAATTTATGAGGGCATTCCGGATAAGAGCTGGTTCAGTATGGATAAAGAGGAGAAGATTCTTCGCTATGTGGCGACAGCAGGATTTGCAGTAAAAGCAGAGGCTCCGGTGGGAGGACATGAATACGAACTGGCAGGAATTTTTATAGCCCGGACATCAGAACTTGGGGAGGAGAATCTGGGAAAATATCTGAATTTAAACGAGGAAGAGCTTACCCGTGTCGCGCATATGGAAATTGCGATGGTAGATGAAGAATTCCGGGGAAGAGGTCTGCAAAAAGAACTGATGAAAACAGCGGAAGAACATTTGAAATTCTTAGGGTATCACTGGCTTATGGGGACTGCTCATCCAGAAAATGTGTACAGTGTGAATAATTTCCGAAAACTCGGGTATGAGATTGTGGCCAAGGACCTGAAATACGGCGGACTTCCGAGATATGTTTTCTGCAAGAAAATATAA
- a CDS encoding class I SAM-dependent methyltransferase, protein MWIADKWKDYEVIDCSGGEKLERWGDYTLVRPDPQVIWDTPKKEKGWKHMNGHYHRSKKGGGEWEFFDLPEQWQIHYGELTFNLKPFSFKHTGLFPEQATNWDWFGDKIRNAGRSVKVLNLFAYTGGATLAAAAAGAHVTHVDASKGMVAWAKENAASSGLSDKPIRWLVDDCVKFVEREIRRGNHYDAIIMDPPSYGRGPKGEIWKIEDAIHPLIKLCTQILSEDPLFFLINSYTTGLAPAVLTYMLGTELKSFHGHVDSQEIGLPVTSSGLILPCGASGRWEADH, encoded by the coding sequence ATGTGGATTGCAGATAAATGGAAAGATTATGAAGTCATCGACTGCAGCGGCGGCGAGAAGCTGGAACGCTGGGGTGATTACACACTGGTACGCCCGGACCCGCAGGTCATCTGGGATACCCCAAAAAAAGAAAAAGGCTGGAAGCATATGAACGGTCACTACCACCGCAGCAAAAAAGGCGGCGGTGAATGGGAGTTTTTTGATTTACCAGAACAGTGGCAAATTCACTATGGTGAGCTGACATTCAATTTAAAACCATTCAGTTTCAAACACACTGGACTTTTTCCGGAGCAGGCAACAAACTGGGACTGGTTTGGTGATAAGATCCGCAATGCCGGACGCTCGGTCAAAGTTCTGAACCTGTTTGCCTACACCGGCGGAGCTACACTTGCAGCAGCCGCTGCCGGCGCACATGTCACTCACGTGGACGCTTCCAAAGGTATGGTAGCCTGGGCGAAGGAGAATGCCGCATCATCCGGATTGTCCGATAAACCAATCCGCTGGCTTGTAGATGACTGTGTAAAATTTGTAGAACGAGAAATCCGCCGCGGCAATCATTACGATGCTATCATTATGGATCCGCCGTCTTACGGCCGCGGACCAAAAGGTGAGATTTGGAAGATCGAGGATGCCATTCATCCACTTATTAAGCTGTGTACTCAGATTCTTTCTGAGGATCCACTTTTCTTCCTGATCAACTCCTATACAACAGGGCTTGCTCCTGCCGTATTAACTTACATGCTCGGAACAGAGTTAAAATCCTTCCATGGACATGTAGACTCTCAGGAAATCGGTCTTCCGGTCACAAGCTCCGGACTGATCCTTCCATGTGGAGCTTCGGGACGCTGGGAAGCAGATCATTAA